In Dermacentor andersoni chromosome 11, qqDerAnde1_hic_scaffold, whole genome shotgun sequence, the sequence aaaaaggaaatgcttaTACTATGTAGGTGACATCCGATTTGCTATGTAGAGCAGAGGGGTAGCAGCGAATAGGGGCAAACGCTTCGCTGCCATTTCACATGCGAGAGAAGCGTGTTGCTGCGCACTCTTCAGCGAACCGCTAATCAGGTAGACTGAGACTCCAACGGCAACGAGTAATGTGGACAGCCTCCCCACGGTAACGCAGTTCGTCGCCGAGGACGGGCGGCCGTTTTCGCCGTTTCTGCGCTGCAGCGGAGCTCGCATCCTGTCCTGGAATCCCAGGATTGCGTCGCGAGCTCCTTTCCAGGAGTGCGGTCCTTCCAGCCTGTACTGGTAGTTGAGGACAGGAGACGTCACGAGGGCGTAGTACAGCTTCGGGTCCGTGAGGAGCAGCTTGAAGTAGTTGGGCTTAACGCCGATGATTTTTGCGAGTTCTTCGACGTAGGCAATCTTGTCTATCATCAAGGAGTGTCTGGACGTTGGGACGTAGAATGACTTGATCTTCTGTTGCGTGGCTGCCACGTCGGCTTCCATGGCCTCCCTGGAAGGCAGCTTCAGTTTTCCCGAGAAAACTCTCGCCATGTAGCGAGCCTGCATTTCGAACGCCTGCAGGAGGCTGGCGTTGGCGTCGACGAAGCCCAGGAACGCGACGTTGGGGTTCGCCGGTGGAATCATCATCTTGTAAAGCAGAAGTCGTTCTCCGTCTCTTGAGAGGGCGTCAGTCTGGAAGGGCAAACCGGTCGTAAAGCCCGTGGCGAAAACGACGGCATCCACGTCTTCTTCGACGTAGTTCATGACGAGCCCGTTTTCCGTGAATCTTTGCGGCGGTCCGCGAATTTTCACCGTGCCGTCCAGGATTTTGCCGTCGATGTACTGGTTGATGACCAGGGCCTGGCTCAGCATGTCGTGATTGGGTTGGACGCCGAGGGCCTTGTGGTCCCACGCGTCGTTGACCACTCTTGCTAGGAAGCGGCTATACCAGGAGAGGGGAAGCAAGCCGAACAGCCAGAGTCGAGTTTGGTTGTACGCGTACACGTCTATGGGGACGGACTTGTAGTGGCATGGCAGGACCCAGTTGATTCGTCTCGTGCTCACGAACACCTGCGTTCGAGCGCACAAGAAAATGTCAGCGCACTTATTTGCGTAGTCCGATGCATTCGTGTGGGTATTTGATACGTGACAAGCACATCCCGCAAGACAGGGCTAATCATAGATCGCTGGGAGGCCTTAGACCTGCACTGGACATAAAGATATattggcgatgatgatgatgattatgatgatgatgatgatgattaagtaCACCCCTTAAAGATATGGCGCGAAGGGTCGTGTAAAAATGGCGTACTGCTGTAATTGAGCGTAAGCTTTACCCAAAGTTGCTGCTACTGAGGAAATCGAAATAGACAAACTTTGTACGATGAAACGTTCGTACACTCCTCGCGCTAGCAACTTTTCGAAAGGCCTGTGTTAACTTGACCAAAATGAAATGTGGAAGGTCACAAATTTGTTGTTTCTGGGATTCACTGCGTTGGTACATTTACAGACAGTTCTGCGAGCGGTACCTCTGATATCAGCATCTGTCCTGCCCCTAAGACCTTACCGCTAACACCGACACATTAACGCACAGCCTTTCATTCAAAGAAACCCTTGATAGCAGGCGCTTGCCACTTTTCGTAATGCATCTTTTACCCTTTATTATCAAAGAAGGACCGATCTGCACTTTAACAAGTATTTTTTCTTGTTGATGACAGGTCATCTGaaatttcgtgtcagtgtttCTGCTGCGACGCATGGGAAAGTTAAAAGTAAAATAAATTCTGAGGTCTCGCATGCCTAAAACACGACACGATTGAGGCACACCGTACTGGAGAGACTCCAGAATAATTCTGACCATCttgggttctttaccgtgcacctaacaCTAAGCACTAAGCAAtcgtacacgagcgtttttttttttttcattttgccctccacagaaatgcgaccgccgcgcgTCTGGAATCGCACCCGCGACGTCGGCaccccaacgccatagccactgagctccGTGCCGGGTgcgatgcgaaaaaaaaaaaaaagtaaaggctcGCGCAGCAGAAAACAATTCATGTTCTGCGATCACGCTTCATTCCGACGAGTGCCTGAGAACGTGAATGCGGCAGCAGTGTCTGTGCGAACAAAGAcgcgtgtgtggggggggggagtgcaaTGTAAAAGCGTGGGTGCCTCTTCGCGGGAGGTGCGGTTTCGTAACGGGCTCCATCGCCATCGCTGTTGTTGTGCTTGTGCAGCAAGCCCATTTGTGCGTGCTCGGACACGTGCTTCGCTGGCGTTTCCGCGAACGGGCTACCGCAGCTGcacaatgcagagcacgtgccgcAAACGTGCGTGACGGTGTCCACAACTGTCGCTGATGCGCGCGCGCACGAAGAAACAGAAGGCGCTGTCACcctaaattatggagttttacgtgccaaaaccactttctgattatgaggcacgacgtattgggggactccggaaatttcgaccacctggggttcttttaacgtgtgcacctaaatccaagtacgcgggtgttttcgcatttcgctttcgctccatcgaaatgcgtccgccgtggccgggattcgatcccgcgacctcgcgctcagcagccgaacaccatagcctctgAACAACTACGGCAACTACGGTCACGTGTTCACGTGTtctagactatttaagcgagctgctcgagcactttcgtttattttacctgtgaacaaggctcccgtgtgggagccgaaacgtcttgttttcttttaagtctttatttggtcggcgaagtgccccgggttttttaccttttaaccaaCTACGGCGGGTACTGTCAA encodes:
- the LOC126539416 gene encoding flavin-containing monooxygenase 5-like; this translates as MRVAVVGAGCCGITAVKACLEEGLDVVCFEKASDCGGLWWYRDETPESGTGTVMRFTVANSSKEMSSYSDFPPDKDAPLFMPHWQTLEYIRSYADHFGVTPKIRFNHDVLRLDRDGTLRIRDSKTGREWEDVFDGVLVCTGHHGSPSIPDIPGRELFRGRVMHSREYKYADDSFRDKTVVVVGFANSALDVAVNLSSVARQVFVSTRRINWVLPCHYKSVPIDVYAYNQTRLWLFGLLPLSWYSRFLARVVNDAWDHKALGVQPNHDMLSQALVINQYIDGKILDGTVKIRGPPQRFTENGLVMNYVEEDVDAVVFATGFTTGLPFQTDALSRDGERLLLYKMMIPPANPNVAFLGFVDANASLLQAFEMQARYMARVFSGKLKLPSREAMEADVAATQQKIKSFYVPTSRHSLMIDKIAYVEELAKIIGVKPNYFKLLLTDPKLYYALVTSPVLNYQYRLEGPHSWKGARDAILGFQDRMRAPLQRRNGENGRPSSATNCVTVGRLSTLLVAVGVSVYLISGSLKSAQQHASLACEMAAKRLPLFAATPLLYIANRMSPT